The proteins below come from a single Caulobacter segnis ATCC 21756 genomic window:
- a CDS encoding flavin reductase family protein produces MSRAVTIELGEGGVHDARALRNAFGCFTTGVTVVTTLAEDGRRVGLTANSFTSVSLDPPLALICVDLKSSSLPALDAAGRFAVNVLHAEHQELARQFVQKDIDRFTGVETESWRTGVPILPGCMANFECETHHSFDAGDHRVYVGRVVKLRYDPDHEPLVYLQGRFRRVHVDAE; encoded by the coding sequence ATGAGTAGGGCGGTTACGATCGAGCTGGGAGAAGGCGGCGTCCATGACGCCCGCGCCCTGCGCAACGCATTCGGATGCTTCACGACCGGCGTGACGGTCGTCACCACGCTCGCCGAAGACGGCCGACGCGTGGGGCTGACGGCGAACTCCTTCACCTCGGTGTCGCTGGACCCGCCGCTGGCGCTGATCTGCGTGGACCTGAAATCCTCCAGCCTGCCGGCCCTGGACGCGGCCGGCCGCTTCGCCGTCAACGTCCTGCACGCCGAGCACCAGGAGCTGGCCCGCCAGTTCGTGCAGAAGGACATCGACCGCTTCACCGGCGTCGAGACCGAGTCCTGGCGCACGGGCGTGCCGATCCTGCCGGGCTGCATGGCCAACTTCGAGTGCGAGACGCATCACAGCTTCGACGCCGGCGATCACCGGGTCTATGTCGGGCGCGTCGTGAAGCTTCGCTATGACCCCGACCACGAGCCGCTAGTCTATCTGCAGGGCCGCTTCCGGCGGGTCCACGTCGATGCGGAGTAG
- a CDS encoding CoA-acylating methylmalonate-semialdehyde dehydrogenase — MRDIAHFVNGQALVGSSGRYGDVFNPNTGEVQARVQFATDAELDAAVQVATKAQVGWAQTNPQRRARVMFEFKRLIERDMNTLAEILSSEHGKVIADSKGDIQRGLEVIEFACGIPHILKGEYTEGAGPGIDVYSMRQPLGVCAGITPFNFPAMIPMWMFGISIAVGNSFILKPSEKDPTVPVKLAELMMEAGAPAGVLNVVHGDKSAVDAILTHPLIRAVSFVGSSDIASYVYQTGTAHGKRVQAMGGAKNHGIVLPDADLDQVVKDLSGAAFGSAGERCMALPVVVPVGKKTGDELRERMVAEIGTLKVGVSTDPDAHYGPVVSAQHRAKIADYIRIGQEEGAELVVDGRDFQLQGFEKGFFIGPSLFDGVKKGMKTYHEEIFGPVLQMVRAESVEEAMALPSEHQYGNGVAIFTRNGRAAREFAANVNVGMVGINVPIPVPVAYHTFGGWKRSAFGDTNQHGVEGVKFYTKVKTVTARWPEGDMADSSFVIPTMK, encoded by the coding sequence ATGCGAGACATCGCCCATTTCGTGAACGGCCAAGCCCTGGTCGGTTCGTCCGGCCGCTACGGCGACGTCTTCAATCCCAACACCGGCGAGGTCCAGGCGCGCGTCCAGTTCGCGACCGACGCCGAGCTCGACGCCGCCGTCCAGGTCGCCACCAAGGCCCAGGTCGGCTGGGCCCAGACCAATCCCCAGCGCCGCGCCCGGGTGATGTTCGAGTTCAAGCGCCTGATCGAGCGCGACATGAACACGCTCGCGGAGATCCTGTCGTCCGAGCACGGCAAGGTCATCGCCGATAGCAAGGGCGACATCCAGCGCGGCCTCGAGGTCATCGAGTTCGCCTGCGGCATCCCCCACATTCTCAAGGGCGAGTACACCGAGGGCGCGGGTCCGGGCATCGACGTCTATTCGATGCGCCAGCCGCTGGGCGTCTGCGCGGGCATTACCCCGTTCAACTTCCCGGCCATGATCCCGATGTGGATGTTCGGCATCTCGATCGCCGTGGGCAACAGCTTCATCCTCAAGCCGTCGGAGAAGGATCCGACCGTGCCGGTGAAGCTGGCCGAGCTGATGATGGAGGCGGGCGCCCCCGCCGGGGTGCTGAACGTGGTCCATGGCGACAAGAGCGCCGTCGACGCCATCCTGACCCATCCGCTGATCCGCGCGGTCAGCTTCGTCGGCAGCTCGGACATCGCCTCTTACGTCTACCAGACCGGAACGGCGCACGGGAAACGCGTCCAGGCCATGGGCGGCGCCAAGAACCACGGGATCGTCCTGCCCGACGCCGACCTCGACCAGGTGGTCAAGGACCTGTCGGGCGCGGCCTTCGGCTCGGCGGGCGAACGCTGCATGGCCCTGCCGGTGGTGGTGCCCGTCGGCAAGAAGACCGGCGATGAGCTGCGCGAGCGGATGGTCGCCGAGATCGGGACGCTGAAGGTCGGCGTCTCCACCGACCCCGACGCCCACTATGGCCCGGTGGTCAGCGCCCAGCACCGCGCCAAGATCGCCGACTACATCCGCATCGGCCAGGAGGAGGGCGCCGAGCTGGTGGTCGACGGCCGCGACTTCCAGCTGCAGGGCTTCGAGAAGGGCTTCTTCATCGGCCCGTCGCTGTTCGACGGCGTCAAGAAGGGCATGAAGACCTACCACGAGGAGATCTTCGGTCCGGTGCTGCAGATGGTCCGCGCCGAGAGCGTCGAGGAGGCCATGGCCCTGCCGTCCGAGCACCAGTACGGCAACGGCGTCGCGATCTTCACCCGCAACGGCCGCGCCGCGCGCGAGTTCGCCGCGAACGTCAATGTCGGCATGGTCGGCATCAACGTGCCGATCCCGGTGCCGGTGGCCTATCACACCTTCGGCGGCTGGAAGCGCTCGGCCTTCGGCGACACCAACCAGCACGGCGTCGAGGGCGTGAAGTTCTACACCAAGGTCAAGACGGTGACCGCCCGCTGGCCCGAGGGCGACATGGCGGACAGCAGCTTCGTCATTCCGACGATGAAGTAG
- a CDS encoding GAF domain-containing protein, with amino-acid sequence MAEAFNDITLSADKATRYAEVADEIASVLDGESNLTARMATVASMLASSFDHYFWTGFYVVDPAKPRELVVGPYQGTLGCLRIAFGRGVCGAAAETGQTQLVPDVHAFPGHIACDSRSQSEVVVPVFDPEGRLIAVFDVDSDKPAAFDETDQVWLEKILKATFA; translated from the coding sequence ATGGCCGAAGCGTTCAACGACATCACCCTCTCCGCCGACAAGGCGACCCGCTATGCCGAGGTCGCCGACGAGATCGCGTCCGTGCTGGACGGCGAGAGCAACCTGACCGCCCGCATGGCGACGGTGGCGTCGATGCTGGCGAGCAGCTTCGACCACTATTTCTGGACCGGCTTCTACGTCGTCGATCCGGCCAAGCCGCGCGAGCTGGTGGTCGGGCCCTATCAGGGCACGCTGGGCTGCCTGCGCATCGCGTTCGGGCGCGGCGTCTGCGGTGCGGCCGCCGAGACCGGACAGACCCAACTGGTGCCCGACGTCCACGCCTTCCCGGGCCATATCGCCTGCGACAGCCGTTCGCAAAGCGAGGTCGTGGTGCCGGTGTTCGATCCCGAGGGCCGACTGATCGCCGTGTTCGACGTCGACTCCGACAAGCCCGCCGCGTTCGACGAGACCGACCAAGTCTGGCTGGAAAAGATCCTCAAGGCGACGTTCGCTTGA